CAGTCCCTGACGGGAACCTCGCACACGGAATACGATCCGATACTTTGACGATTGCAGAGCGGATGGCGCATCATCCGGCGCATACCCCACAGAGGAGAAAACATGAGCGCAGAAGTCGCAACCCCCGACATCCTGGTCTTCACCGATAGCGCGGCGAACAAGGTTCGCGAGCTGATCGAGGAGGAAGGCAATCCCGCACTGAAGCTGCGCGTGTTCGTCAGCGGCGGCGGATGCTCGGGCTTCCAGTACGGTTTCACCTTCGACGAAGAGGTGAACGAGGACGACACCACCTACGAGAAGAACGGCGTGATGTTGCTGATCGATCCGATGAGCTACCAGTACCTGGTTGGCGCCGAGATCGACTACACCGAAGGTCTCGAGGGTTCGCAGTTCGTCATCCGCAACCCGAACGCCACGAGTACCTGCGGCTGCGGCTCATCGTTCTCCGCGTGAGCGTTGTCCGCTGAAATGAAAATGGGGCGCTTCGGCGCCCCATTTTCTTGCCGCCGGCCCGCAGGCCGGTCGTCTTTCACTTCGCGCTCGCAAGCTCGTAATTGAGCAGGGCGAAACGCTCGCGCAGCGGTGAGGTGTCGCGCTGGAAGGCGACCAGTTCCTTCGGGCTCAGCGCATCGGCCATCGGCAAGGCAACGGACATCGGATCTTTCGGAACCTTGTTGATGTGCACCTCGTAATGCAGGTGCGGGCCGGTGCACCAGCCGGTGCAGCCGACGTAGCCGATCATGTCCCCCTGGCTGATGGCCTGACCCTTGCTGAGGCCCCTGGCAAAGCCGTTCAGATGGGCGTAATGGGTGGTGATGCCATTGCGATGCCGGAGCACGATCAGGTTGCCGAAGCCGCGCTGTGTGCCGACGAATTCGACGGTGCCGTCGGAGGTGGCCTTGATCGGCGTTCCGGTCGGTGCAGCGAAGTCTGTCCCGTTATGGTTGCGCCAGCTCCGGTGGATCGGGTGCAGACGGCGGCCGAAACTGGAGCTGACACGCGAGAACTCGAGCGGTGAGCGCAGGAAGCCCTGGCGCAGACTCCTGCCGTCGTCCGAGTAATACTGTTCCTTGCCGCTTGCTCCGCGGTAGAGCACCACGGCGTGGCGCTTGCCCTGATTGATGAACTCCGCGGCAAGAATGCGCCCGGCGCGTACCGGGTTGCCTTCCTCGTAGATTGCCTCGTAGATCACATTGAAGCGGTCGTCCTTGCGCAGGTCGGTATGAAAGTCAATCCAGGTGCCGAAGATTTCGGCCATCTGGGTCGCGACGTTGTCGGGTACGCCCGCTGCATCGGTTGCGCCGAACAATGAACTGCGGATCACACCCGAGCGCATCTCGACCAGCGTGCTCTGGGCGACGCTTTCGGATTCGCGCAGCTTGAGTGTGCCACTGTCATCGCGTTCGACGATCACACGGCGCTCGCCGTTGCCGAGCGGAAGGCTGAACGACTGCAGGCGACCATCCTGCTGGATCAGGGCCATCACGCTGCGACCTGCACGGAGCTGGCGAAGCGCCTGCTTGCCTTCGTCCGAAGCGGAAATGAAGCTCAGGGCTTCGGCGTCGTTGACATTGAGCCGGCGGAACAGCGCCTGCAATGTATCGCCGGCCTGAATCCGCTCGTTATGGACGAAGGGCAGGTCGGCCTCGGTTTCCAGCGCAATCTTCGGCGTGGGCAAGGTTTCGACCACGGCCTGTACTGGAATCGCCGCGATGTCTTCACCGGGCGCGACGGCCGTGGCCGCCACGACGCCCAGTAACGAGGTGCCGACGAGGCTGACGAGAACCCATGGCCTCGCGCGCGTAAGGAGTTGTGCCGGCAGTTCGGCTAGAATTCGGGTCTTTCTCGCCTGCATGTGCTCACTGGGCCTGAATGGGCAAAAAATTTCCGGAAGTTTATCAAAGTTGCCCTTGCATCCGGGAAGGTATTTTTGGAGAAATTGAATGACTGATGTTCAGGCGGCCATTGAGCTGATCAAACGCGGCAGCGATGCCCTTCTGCTCGAGGTCGAACTGGTCGAGCGCCTCAAGACCGGGCGTCCGCTTCGCGTCAAGGCCGGCTTCGACCCCACGGCGCCGGACCTGCATCTGGGACACACGGTACTCATCAACAAGATGCGTCATTTCCAGGACCTGGGGCACCACATCCTGTTCCTGATCGGCGACTTTACCGGCATGATCGGTGACCCCAGCGGCAAGAACGCAACGCGACCGCCGCTGTCTCGCGAGCAGATCATGGAGAACGCCAAGACCTATCAGGACCAGGTGTTCAAGATCCTCGACCCGGAGAAGACCGAGATCTGCTTCAACTCGACCTGGATGGAGGGGCTCGGCTCGGCCGGCATGATCCGTCTCGCGGCGCAACAGACCGTCGCGCGCATGCTCGAGCGTGACGACTTCGCCAAGCGCTACGGCAACAACCAGCCGATCGCGATCCACGAGTTCCTCTATCCGCTGTGCCAGGGCTACGACTCGGTGGCGATGAAGGCCGACGTCGAGCTGGGCGGAACCGACCAGCGCTTCAACCTGCTGATGGGGCGTGAACTTCAGAAGCACTACGGCCAGCATCCACAGTGCGTGCTCATGATGCCGTTGCTCGAGGGGCTGGACGGCGTCAACAAGATGTCGAAGTCGCTCGGTAATTACATCGGCATCTCCGAGGCGCCGAAGGAGATCTTCGGCAAGACGATGTCGGTGTCCGACACCTTGATGTGGCGCTACTACGATCTGCTGTCCTTCCGCTCCACCGCCGAGATCGAGGGGCTCAAGCGCGACGTCGAGGGCGGGCGCAATCCGCGCGATGTGAAGGTGATGCTGGCGCAGGAACTGGTCGCGCGCTTCCACGGCGCACGTGCGGCGGAGGAGGCGCTGGCGGATTTCGAGGCCCGCTTCCAGCGCAACGCCATTCCGGACGACATTCCGCAGGTGAATGTGGTCGCCGGCAGCGAGGGTATTCCGCTGTTCCAGGTGCTGAAGCAGGCCGGGTTGACGGGCAGCACGTCCGAAGCCATGCGCATGATCGAGCAGGGCGCGGTGAAGCTCAACGGCGAGCGCGCGGACGACAAGGGCTTGCTGCTCAAGGCGGGCGAGACGGTCGTGATGCAGGTCGGCAAGCGCAAGTTCGCCTCGGTGGTGCTGGCTTGACCCGCGTGCGCGTGAGGGGCATGAAGTGAGCGCAGCCGAAGCGTCGCGCCCCATCGGCGTGTTCGATTCGGGCGTCGGCGGCCTGACCGTCGTCCGCGCGCTGATGGAGCGCCTGCCGCTGGAGAGCATTGTTTACTTCGGCGACACGGCTCGCGTGCCTTACGGCGTGAAGTCGGTGGCGACGATCGAGCACTTCACCGCGCAGATCACCGACTTCCTGCTGCGGCGTGACGTCAAGATGCTGA
This genomic window from Thauera humireducens contains:
- the tyrS gene encoding tyrosine--tRNA ligase, whose product is MTDVQAAIELIKRGSDALLLEVELVERLKTGRPLRVKAGFDPTAPDLHLGHTVLINKMRHFQDLGHHILFLIGDFTGMIGDPSGKNATRPPLSREQIMENAKTYQDQVFKILDPEKTEICFNSTWMEGLGSAGMIRLAAQQTVARMLERDDFAKRYGNNQPIAIHEFLYPLCQGYDSVAMKADVELGGTDQRFNLLMGRELQKHYGQHPQCVLMMPLLEGLDGVNKMSKSLGNYIGISEAPKEIFGKTMSVSDTLMWRYYDLLSFRSTAEIEGLKRDVEGGRNPRDVKVMLAQELVARFHGARAAEEALADFEARFQRNAIPDDIPQVNVVAGSEGIPLFQVLKQAGLTGSTSEAMRMIEQGAVKLNGERADDKGLLLKAGETVVMQVGKRKFASVVLA
- a CDS encoding peptidoglycan DD-metalloendopeptidase family protein, which gives rise to MQARKTRILAELPAQLLTRARPWVLVSLVGTSLLGVVAATAVAPGEDIAAIPVQAVVETLPTPKIALETEADLPFVHNERIQAGDTLQALFRRLNVNDAEALSFISASDEGKQALRQLRAGRSVMALIQQDGRLQSFSLPLGNGERRVIVERDDSGTLKLRESESVAQSTLVEMRSGVIRSSLFGATDAAGVPDNVATQMAEIFGTWIDFHTDLRKDDRFNVIYEAIYEEGNPVRAGRILAAEFINQGKRHAVVLYRGASGKEQYYSDDGRSLRQGFLRSPLEFSRVSSSFGRRLHPIHRSWRNHNGTDFAAPTGTPIKATSDGTVEFVGTQRGFGNLIVLRHRNGITTHYAHLNGFARGLSKGQAISQGDMIGYVGCTGWCTGPHLHYEVHINKVPKDPMSVALPMADALSPKELVAFQRDTSPLRERFALLNYELASAK
- the erpA gene encoding iron-sulfur cluster insertion protein ErpA; the encoded protein is MSAEVATPDILVFTDSAANKVRELIEEEGNPALKLRVFVSGGGCSGFQYGFTFDEEVNEDDTTYEKNGVMLLIDPMSYQYLVGAEIDYTEGLEGSQFVIRNPNATSTCGCGSSFSA